DNA from Daucus carota subsp. sativus chromosome 1, DH1 v3.0, whole genome shotgun sequence:
TCTTATTTATGAGTTCTTATCACTTCTTTCCTTGTAATTGAGTCATTGCTTGTGTTTGCAATGGGTTGTAAATTCGTTGTATTCTCTTTTTGATTCATATTCATGTTACTTCCTTACCAAAAATCTCTTAATCTATGCCTGGATAGTGGATACACAATTCTATAGTATGTGTATTTAATAATCCATGCCCATCTTGCTAGTAAACTCGTTGACCGTGAAAAATGTCAACTTCCACCTCTTTGGTTGTTCTAAAGCTCATTCCTGGTTGACTTTGTCTTAATTTTACATCAATGTACCTGGCAATAGATCTATTTTAAATGTGGATTAAAAGGAATTAGGAAATGGGTGTAAGATCACAAGTTAAGGTTTAACGTTTGCAGTCTGTTATTGTCTTGCTTCTTGTTGAATTAATCTAATCTGGATATATGTGCCATCGTTGTAATATCTATGTGTGGATAAGGGAAGGGAAAATCAAGATTTGCGACTTCATGTGTGCATGTAATGAAACGTTTGTTATCTCTTGTAGAACTTTGCTACCTTGTGCTAAAACAATGTGTACATGTTCTATGCAGTGTTGTGGCCCTTGTACGTGTATCAGCAGAAACATCCTATAAATTTGGTTTTACTTGGACTCTGGACGTCATGCCTTAGCATTACTGTTGGTGTCAGCTGTGCCAATACTGATGGTATGTTATCGTTTTAGCTTTTGGGTGTGTTCATTTGACGAAGATAAATTTGATCACTAATTTTTCAATTGATTTTCTGCAGGGAAAATTGTGCTTGAGGCATTGATTTTAACCTCAGCAGTTGTTGCATCTCTCACCGCATACACTTTCTGGGCTTCTAAGAAGGGCAAAGACTTCAGCTTTCTAGGACCAATCTTGTTTACCAGCCTTTTTGTTCTCCTCTTGACAAGTTTCCTCCAGGTCCTCATCTCCCTGTTTGTACATATATGGTTCCTAATCAGCTGCACTGCGTTCTGTTTATGCTAAATTTggatttaattttcttttttcagatGTTCTTCCCTCTTGGATCTACCTCAACTGCTGTTTATGGTGGAATCAGTGCAGTAGTTTTCTCAGGCTACATTGTTTACGACACTCAGAACCTGATTAAGCGATTCAGCTATGATGAGTACATATGGGCCACGGTCACTCTTTATCTGGATATCCTCAATCTGTTCCTTACCATTTTGCGGATGCTGAGACAGGGAGACAACTAGACGTGCCGTACATATCATGAATGtcttatattaaagaaaagtaCTCTTTAACTCATTTGTATATGAGTCTTACCTAATGTAGTATGGATAATGCTTGTGTGAGAAGTTGGACCTACAGTTTCATATTTCAGATTCAATGATGTTGAATATTAAGATGTTTCagcatcattttattattttttttgtgatgAATACATGTTTCCTCGTTATGGTTAAGGGTTCTGGTGCAATGTATAAATATTTTCGTTCTTGGAGTTCGGTAGGAGGTGGACAGGAGGTATACAATGAGTATCACCATAAAAATGAAAGCGAAGTGTCAACTAGAATTACTAGTACTCGGTTGGAAAACGGTGATGTCTTTGACATGCTGTTTAAGCAAACCCCGGCGTCGGTGGTGTAGAACTGTCGATAGGGGGTTCTTTTTCACAATCTTTCTTAGGTGGttctatttaatcatattttcaGCAAAGTGCCTGCTAAATCTTTTATATTACTGCCGGGTAGAAACTATATATATGGTGTAGTACGAGCTATATATATGTAGAAACTACTAAAGAAGATGTTCTAAATACTACTATCAATTAACTTTTGTGTTTGTCAAACGATGTACATTAGCTGATTATGGAACATACAGTACACACAGCACATAAATTGCGGACAACGAGCCTTGGGAACTGCTCTTAAGATCCCACCAGTAACAAGAAATCTGCAAATTTGCAACTCATCTTGAACTGCACTTATCTTAGCGCCAGTAGACCGGTTTCAAACTTGAATCCAAATTTGAACCACCATTACTCCCAATTTGCTTAGAAACAGAATTTTCTATTGGGTTATTGGGTTTCAACCCAATATGAATTGGACTATGATTTGAGTTAGAAATCAGAATTGACTACGAAGACTTAGTTACTTTAGGATTATGATTTGTCTAAGATGACCgtatatatatagtcatattGTTTGTTTGTTAGGTATGCTTGAGTATTGTTAGACTTGACTATTCTCGTTTATTTGCGTAATATTATTGATAACGGTAATTAATAATACACGTTGGGCGTGGATTTTCCGTGTCATATACTTTTGTGTGTGCGCTTTGAATTTAAAGGTAGATCTCTTATATTATTCCTAACATTTTTCGCTATCATGTTAATTAGCAAGTAAGCTCCTCGTCCTCGGAATGTTTAAAATTGCAACTGGCTATATTTGATCAATGAAGACTGCACTTTGGATTGCTGGCATTCATTGTAGTGCTACTACAATCCGTGTCTGCGTCTGATAATAAACTTAAGCATGATTTTAAGCTTGTTTGTTTGGTCATAATTTGAGATTAGGAGTCCTATTTCATGATCAAGAATAAAGGAAACAGAATATGTGTAGTACTTTGTGTTCATAACAGATTCTATTAATACTCCGTTTCTATAATTAGCCAGTTTCTGGTATCACTGCATTATTTCTTTCAAACACAAATATCCACAATCACAAAAGGTCTTCACAAGTCCAAACTTTGTGCTACCTTTCATCCCAACCTCAAAATTTCATGCACCTTTTCCTCCAGAACCAAACTTTTACAAATCAACAAACCTTGCAAACTCATCATCTCTGTGTTCAGATAATTGAGTTGCACAATTCTGCTAACTAATTAAATGGATAATTTCTTGTATTCAAATCTTTCTAGCTAGCAGCTCTAACAATAATCTCATCTCGACAGGATGGCCTTCTGGAGTTCCTCTCCCCACCTCCCTCTGCTACTCCTCGGCCTCCTGTCTGTCCTCCTCCACCCCCCTGCCACCGGTATTCGTTTTGTAAAAAGCAACATCCAATTGCCTTCAGACGACGACCTCCCTGCCTTCCGAGAAGCCCCTGCCTTCCGCAACAGCGACAATTGTGCATTGCAGAATCATGTCCACATTGTAATGACTCTGGATGTAAATTACATCAGAGGCACAATGGCAGCTGTGCTATCAATGCTACAACATTCAACATGCCCTGATAACCTATCTTTCCATTTCTTATGCCTTCATTACCAACCTAAAATTTTCTCAACCATTAAATCAACTTTCCCTTACCTTAAATTCAACGTATATTATTTCGATTCAACTAGGGTCCAAGGCAAGATATCCAGGTCTATACGACATGCATTGGATCAACCTCTGAATTACGCCAGAATATATATGTCTGAAATCCTCCCACAAGACGTGAAGCGTGTGATATATTTGGACTCTGATATCATCGTTGTCGACGACATTACCAAGCTATATGAAGTAGACATGGAAGACAAGGTGGTTGCTGCACCAGAATATTGCCATGCCAACTTCACCTCCTATTTCACAGATAATTTCTGGAAAGACCCTAAATTTTCCCGGACCTTCGAGGGGCGGACCCCTTGTTACTTTAACACCGGAGTGATGGTGGTGAATGTCGAAAAATGGAGGAGGGGAAGGTACACCTACAAGGTGGAGAGGTGGATGAGAATACAAAAGAAGAGGAGAATTTATCAGCTAGGGTCTTTGCCACCAATTTTACTTGCTCTGGCTGGTGATATCAAAGCTGTTGATCATAGATGGAACCAACATGGCTTAGGTGGTGACAACTATGAAGGGAAATGCAGGTCACTTCATCCGGGGCCTATTAGCTTGTTGCATTGGAGTGGCAAGGGGAAACCATGGCTAAGGCTGGATTCTCAGAGACCATGTACCATTGATCATCTATGGGCGCCGTATGATCTGTATCGTTCTTCCAGAGTTGCTTTGGAAGAGTAAGATATGTATTAGGCACAAGCAAGTTGAATCTTTTTTCTTAGGTAGGATCATACGTAGTTAAAGTTTTGTTTAGGAAATGGGAATGGTTAGGTTTTATGTGTACAATTCATAGGATTTTGATGTAAAACTATTGCATTAGttgaatgttaaattttatacattagtCAAGATTAGATGAGACTTGTGTGAATGGAATCCATTGAAGTTCATCTAACACAAACATAAACTATGCCACCTGAGGGGCTTTCTAACATGGAATTAGCAATGAACACCCTTCTCTAGTCCACTTTGAGACAGGCAAATCAGTGAATATACGTCCTGTTTGGAGGTGCTTTGGTAAGCATGGAAATAAATACAAGTTTCCCACAAAAAAATATCAGAGCAAGTCCGAGTGATGTATACGAGAGATGTATTATATAATGTTCTATGTTAAAATTTGAGGATACTGGATAAAAATGTTTATCCAAAATGGTCCCGAAGATGTTTCCCACAACATTTTTGGACCTTATTTTCAAGACATCTCTTTTTACCGTATCTTATATTTTATGATGAATTATTAACTATTACACatattctctttctctctcgaCTATATTGTCCTTTAATAATGAAGAacacttttattaataaaacacTATTAAATATATAGCGGGGATAAAGGCACAtggttgaaatttgaaattagttaaatttgttATGtacatcatttttatttatacaaccaTGAAAACTCTTAACTAAAAAATGAGTTTGACACaccaaaaataataagtatagTTATAGACAACAGAAGAGTATAGGAGTATGATTGGAGTGTGATATTTTCACGAGattatctttaatttttatttttggtatgttaGCTCATTTTTTAACTAAAGATTTTTTAtgattggagttgctctaagaaatcattttaatttttttgacacttaaagaaatcattttaatttttttgacactTAAagaggtgtattcgattgagatcctaaaggatttttttgcattcatatGAGGATATTCagttatattgtttttttttttttgcaaggcaattaggattgtttaaatccattaaaatcttgggaTATCATTTGGGATTTATACTACAAAATTTGGTGATGTTCAATTAggattataaattatacttaaaaaaccgatagtattcaattgagattgtttaaaatccattaaaatttgatatattcaaatgttgatggatttttttgaatttcataaaattatggattttgtaggattaatcattatattttaaGGTTTTGAAATCTatcaaaatcaatgagattttaaagtattGTGTTTAAATCTTAAATAATCTATATCAATTCtgcatattttattaaaaatccatacaaaatcaaaatcacacacaatccaTAATATTACTAaactaaaaatcatatattaaaattccaGTCAAATACCCTTGTTTAATGAAATAAAACATAGTGTCCGTTTCATGCGTCAAAACCGAAATTTATGCACGTTACCAAATATAACATACAAATAAAAAACGGGCCCAGATTTTTTTCCCTTATCCTTAAAAAAAAGAATAGAATTCGGGTAAGAAAAATAAGATGTAACTGAAAAAGAAGTCCGAATGTAACACAAAATTGGGGTCATGTTCATCAGAGCTTTCAAATTCGAGTCCAGGTGCATCTGCCTCTTGATATATATGAACATTTCATCTCTGaccatttctctgtgttatttgtATACTCTTGCTATGGCGACAAATGGGTTGTCAGTTCACAAATCCGAGGAAGAATGGCGAGCCATTCTCTCCCCAGAACAATTCCATATCCTACGGGACAAGGGAACCGAGTCAGTCTCATATTTTACACATGTTCTTTGTCTTGTCATAATATCGCGATTATTTTTGATGCAGAACAATTGTGCTAACCTGTTTGTATTCACAGGCCTCGCGGCACTGGCCACTATGACAAGTTTTATGATGAGGGGGTGTACAATTGTGCTGGTTGCGGAACACCTCTTTACAAATCTGGAACCAAGTTCAGCTCTGGCTGTGGCTGGCCTGCTTTCTTTGAAGGCCTCCCTGGAGCCATTAACCGCACTGTAAGCGTCTTCGTGTTTTGTTTCGTtaagattattattttgttttatatgccGAGAGCTTTGTGGAATTGAACAGTAACATAAAATTTGACAAAATCTGCAGCCGGATGCGGATGGAAGGAGGACTGAGATAACATGTGCAGCTTGTGGAGGACACCTGGGACACGTCTTCAAAGGCGAGGGATTCAAGACCCCAACTGATGAACGTCATTGTGTTAACAGTGTGTCCATCAAGTTTGTCCCTGAGAAAAGTGATTTATAAGTTTGATGTTTTAGATAGTGAATGTGGCCATTAATAAAGTGTGTACCGTTGAGGTTTTAGTTATTTGAACTGTAATCTCCGGACAAGTCTGTTTCCCATTCACATCTTCCTGCTTTATTTGGAATATTTGTTATCGTTACATGAACTTGATACCCATATGCTTTGTTCTGAATATCTTAAATGGCTCATTCTTGCCAAAATGTAACATGGGATGATTACAATTATCTCACAGAAGATCACCATTTTGGTTTTTTTACCATAGTTCTGCATACATTGTGTCTAGATCATTTAAGCTCTGGTTTATTATATGTAAGAGGGACGAAGATGACACCATTGATGATGCTTAAAGATCATCCTGCAGAATGCAGAGCGGATCAAAGTCACCCGATCCATGTATCTCCATACATCCAAGGCGGCTTTCATCCTTGAAAATGTGCACATCCAGAAACTCCTGATCACCATTCttgttttagctttattccacaGTGATAAAAAACAATTATGTTAAGGGTGAATGATTTCAGAacgaatggaatgaaaaatgaactatctaTGAAATTTTATTCCTTCCTTCATTCGATTTCTTATATTACGTGTTAAAGATCACATCTGGAATTCTCTATTGTCTCCTGCCtctaatttcttctcaaatcttatTATTTCATTCCGTTTCATTTtcctcaaccaaacacaatagAAAGAGTATAAATGGCAGAAAAGAATGATATATTTAACCCCAAGCTCTTATGGTGCATGTAAAATTCATATCATATACAATGATAATTGATAGTACAAACTACACTTCTCACAGCATGTTGCCACAATATAACATAGATATTAATTCTTgtattatgtgtgtgtgtgtgattttaCAATGTTAGTAGAATATTAACAAGACAACATTTTCAGATACATATTTTCTCCccacatttatcaaaaaattaaatatggaaAGTTGTTTTAAATATATCTGAAAATATTAGTCGTTTTTATGATTCTACtttgttatttcaatttgaGTCCAATCGGAGCAATCGCCGCAAATCTTTCGTCGCCGAATCATCAACTAACTTCTGACCTCCACCGCCTTTTTTGAAAAACGACGGCACCGGTAAAGCTCTTGGCGACGGCGACATCGTCACCGCCGATCCGGCATATACGTCTGGTAACCCGACCCGAACCTGCTTCGTTACAGTTTCCGGATCTGGACCTAACCTTCCGGTTCCGTACACCGCCATTTCACCGCCGTTATCCTCATTCGCCGCCGTGATCGATACCAGCGATTCACCGCGCCGTAAAATTCTCACCTTTTCGGCGACGAGAAGGTTTTTATTGTTGTTACCGATCTGATTTTGTTTGTACGTCAAATCTCCGGCGCTCGCCGATCGTTTCGAGAAACTAATTGGCTCTGATGATCGCTTTTTCTCCGGCGAGCGTCTCAATTGTACCGGAGACCTCTTCCTTTGCTCCGGTGAGTTTCTCAATTGTACCGGCGATCTCTTCCTCTGCTCCGAGTTTCTCAATTGCACCGGACGATCCGACCTAATCACCGGCCTATTAACCTTCGGAATACCGCTCTTAAATCCATTAAAACTGGTGTTCCGGCGATGAAACGCCGGCGGAGGGACTCCGATCCGGTGAGTCAAACAATCCTGAGGTCTCAACACTTGCGTGCCCATAGTTCAATTAccaaaaactaatttttaaacaaaacaaCGACAACCTATACGTACAGATAATTGTATGtatagaagatgaagaagaaagagGGAAGAGAAAATGTATTCAATTGCCTGTTATTTCCTCTTCCTCTCTCTTCTGGAAAAAGAGGGATGAATCTCTCTACTTTCCTAAATTTATATAAGGAAACTGAAAAAAGATTGAAGATTAAAATGGAAATCTCGAGATTTAAACTGTGCTAATATGTTTTAATGGCTTGTGGTAGAGCTGGTTGTAAATGATAAGGAATTAGAGGAGAGGgtatatttatacataaataGCACATAAACCAAACTCATAACAACCAATCAAAATTGGAAGATTAATTCTTAGGTTCATTTTTAAATCTCGATTTTTAAGACTTAGATTAGTTAATTAGTTTGTATTAAGTGGAAGAGTTTTGTATAGAAGGGTGGACATCTGACTAAAAATTT
Protein-coding regions in this window:
- the LOC108226537 gene encoding peptide methionine sulfoxide reductase B5, which encodes MNISSLTISLCYLYTLAMATNGLSVHKSEEEWRAILSPEQFHILRDKGTEPRGTGHYDKFYDEGVYNCAGCGTPLYKSGTKFSSGCGWPAFFEGLPGAINRTPDADGRRTEITCAACGGHLGHVFKGEGFKTPTDERHCVNSVSIKFVPEKSDL
- the LOC108226306 gene encoding BI1-like protein, translated to MYGFTSISSKEDVDIESGSSTLYPGLSHGENQLRWGFIRKVYGILAAQMILTTIISSVTVLYAPVNEVLRGNSGLLLFLLVLPLVLLWPLYVYQQKHPINLVLLGLWTSCLSITVGVSCANTDGKIVLEALILTSAVVASLTAYTFWASKKGKDFSFLGPILFTSLFVLLLTSFLQMFFPLGSTSTAVYGGISAVVFSGYIVYDTQNLIKRFSYDEYIWATVTLYLDILNLFLTILRMLRQGDN
- the LOC108226074 gene encoding probable galacturonosyltransferase-like 4, with product MAFWSSSPHLPLLLLGLLSVLLHPPATGIRFVKSNIQLPSDDDLPAFREAPAFRNSDNCALQNHVHIVMTLDVNYIRGTMAAVLSMLQHSTCPDNLSFHFLCLHYQPKIFSTIKSTFPYLKFNVYYFDSTRVQGKISRSIRHALDQPLNYARIYMSEILPQDVKRVIYLDSDIIVVDDITKLYEVDMEDKVVAAPEYCHANFTSYFTDNFWKDPKFSRTFEGRTPCYFNTGVMVVNVEKWRRGRYTYKVERWMRIQKKRRIYQLGSLPPILLALAGDIKAVDHRWNQHGLGGDNYEGKCRSLHPGPISLLHWSGKGKPWLRLDSQRPCTIDHLWAPYDLYRSSRVALEE